A genome region from Bombus pyrosoma isolate SC7728 linkage group LG14, ASM1482585v1, whole genome shotgun sequence includes the following:
- the LOC122575145 gene encoding neuropeptide-like 1 isoform X4, whose amino-acid sequence MERLRGVKCTLYKEAAAYTAGIQIWRTALEGHCDKVYEMGLTGNHLVSLLLYIFVVNEIRLPLVTCQDEDNTQCMPKAAFLALLRHPEASSNLAAYSRAARITQDAKSRNDMAHLRALTEEADDTEICVPGRVYLQLLKDPIMRGDLSIILNGRTQKLPDLLGRLLDDSDEMDAREFLPESQKRSLATLAKNDDLPISIQDRIAENEDDEEKRAAISSEQSGQNDAGISRDYLLSGGRSDLQAFVRDFQMEKRNVGALARDFALPPGRRNIASLVRDYDQSKSNNRESTLPYNGKRNVASLARTFTLPQNGKRNVASVARDYGLPYGKRYVGSLARTGDFPARNQRSVASLAKNSAWPVSLKRGIFLPGSVILRALSRHGRSMVDETNARNDLLDLQELSNLEQSERNDYETAEEKLNDSLTKIDSNIRRPKRQIGFSDEYPLPVMQNTNGFDYEEMMEALSGQYPNAEKRFMGRIPQMGPRPTTPPTRRQGR is encoded by the exons ATGGAACGCCTGCGCGGGGTGAAATGTACCCTATATAAGGAAGCGGCCGCGTACACAGCCGGTATTCAGATTTGGCGAACCGCGTTGGAAGGACACTGTGACAAAGTTTACGAAATGGGTCTGACCGGAAACCACCTTGTCAGCCTCTTGCTCTACATCTTCGTCGTCAACGAGATCCGCCTTCCTTTG gTGACATGCCAGGATGAAGATAACACTCAATGCATGCCAAAAGCAGCCTTCCTGGCTCTGTTGCGTCATCCGGAAGCCAGCTCGAATTTAGCCGCCTATTCTAGAGCAGCGAGAATAACTCAGGATGCAAAAAGTCGTAACGACATGGCGCATCTGAGAGCTTTAACCGAAGAGGCTGACGACACGGAGATCTGCGTACCTGGTCGCGTTTATTTGCAACTATTGAAGGATCCGATCATGCGTGGCGATCTCAGTATTATTCTCAATGGAAGAACACAGAAGTTACCGGATCTCCTAGGACGTTTGCTCGACGATAGCGACGAGATGGATGCGAGGGAGTTCCTGCCTGAATCTCAGAAAAGAAGCCTCGCAACGTTGGCCAAAAACGATGATCTACCGATTAGTATCCAGGATCGTATTGCCGAAAACGAAGATGACGAAGAAAAGAGGGCTGCAATTTCCAG CGAGCAATCAGGACAAAACGACGCAGGAATCTCCCGTGATTATCTCCTCTCTGGTGGTCGTTCAGATTTGCAAGCCTTCGTACGAGACTTCCAGATGGAAAAACGAAATGTCGGCGCATTAGCTCGGGATTTCGCGTTGCCACCTGGTAGACGTAATATCGCGTCCCTGGTTCGTGACTACGACCAGAGCAAGAGTAACAACCGGGAATCTACTTTGCCTTATAATGGAAAAAGGAACGTCGCTTCCTTGGCGAGAACGTTCACTCTACCTCAAAACGGGAAAAGGAACGTGGCATCCGTAGCCAGAGACTACGGACTCCCTTATGGGAAAAGATACGTCGGTTCCTTGGCCAGAACAGGCGATTTTCCCGCTAGAAACCAGAGAAGCGTCGCTTCTTTGGCGAAAAATTCCGCTTGGCCAGTTTCATTGAAGAGAGGAATTTTCTTGCCCGGAAGCGTGATCCTGAGAGCTCTTTCCCGCCATGGTAGATCGATGGTGGACGAAACGAATGCGAGAAACGACCTGTTAGATCTTCAGGAGCTGAGTAACCTGGAACAAAGTGAGAGAAACGATTACGAGACTGCGGAGGAAAAGTTGAACGATTCCTTGACGAAAATCGATTCGAACATTAGGAGACCCAAGAGACAGATCGGCTTCTCCGATGAGTATCCTCTGCCTGTTATGCAAAATACGAACGGTTTTGATTACGAAGAGATGATGGAGGCGCTCAGTGGACAGTACCCGAACGCAGAGAAGAGGTTCATGG GGAGAATCCCGCAGATGGGCCCCCGTCCGACTACTCCGCCAACTCGTCGACAAGGTCGCTAA
- the LOC122575145 gene encoding neuropeptide-like 1 isoform X3 yields the protein MERLRGVKCTLYKEAAAYTAGIQIWRTALEGHCDKVYEMGLTGNHLVSLLLYIFVVNEIRLPLVTCQDEDNTQCMPKAAFLALLRHPEASSNLAAYSRAARITQDAKSRNDMAHLRALTEEADDTEICVPGRVYLQLLKDPIMRGDLSIILNGRTQKLPDLLGRLLDDSDEMDAREFLPESQKRSLATLAKNDDLPISIQDRIAENEDDEEKRAAISRYNRINEQSGQNDAGISRDYLLSGGRSDLQAFVRDFQMEKRNVGALARDFALPPGRRNIASLVRDYDQSKSNNRESTLPYNGKRNVASLARTFTLPQNGKRNVASVARDYGLPYGKRYVGSLARTGDFPARNQRSVASLAKNSAWPVSLKRGIFLPGSVILRALSRHGRSMVDETNARNDLLDLQELSNLEQSERNDYETAEEKLNDSLTKIDSNIRRPKRQIGFSDEYPLPVMQNTNGFDYEEMMEALSGQYPNAEKRFMGRIPQMGPRPTTPPTRRQGR from the exons ATGGAACGCCTGCGCGGGGTGAAATGTACCCTATATAAGGAAGCGGCCGCGTACACAGCCGGTATTCAGATTTGGCGAACCGCGTTGGAAGGACACTGTGACAAAGTTTACGAAATGGGTCTGACCGGAAACCACCTTGTCAGCCTCTTGCTCTACATCTTCGTCGTCAACGAGATCCGCCTTCCTTTG gTGACATGCCAGGATGAAGATAACACTCAATGCATGCCAAAAGCAGCCTTCCTGGCTCTGTTGCGTCATCCGGAAGCCAGCTCGAATTTAGCCGCCTATTCTAGAGCAGCGAGAATAACTCAGGATGCAAAAAGTCGTAACGACATGGCGCATCTGAGAGCTTTAACCGAAGAGGCTGACGACACGGAGATCTGCGTACCTGGTCGCGTTTATTTGCAACTATTGAAGGATCCGATCATGCGTGGCGATCTCAGTATTATTCTCAATGGAAGAACACAGAAGTTACCGGATCTCCTAGGACGTTTGCTCGACGATAGCGACGAGATGGATGCGAGGGAGTTCCTGCCTGAATCTCAGAAAAGAAGCCTCGCAACGTTGGCCAAAAACGATGATCTACCGATTAGTATCCAGGATCGTATTGCCGAAAACGAAGATGACGAAGAAAAGAGGGCTGCAATTTCCAGGTACAATCGTATTAA CGAGCAATCAGGACAAAACGACGCAGGAATCTCCCGTGATTATCTCCTCTCTGGTGGTCGTTCAGATTTGCAAGCCTTCGTACGAGACTTCCAGATGGAAAAACGAAATGTCGGCGCATTAGCTCGGGATTTCGCGTTGCCACCTGGTAGACGTAATATCGCGTCCCTGGTTCGTGACTACGACCAGAGCAAGAGTAACAACCGGGAATCTACTTTGCCTTATAATGGAAAAAGGAACGTCGCTTCCTTGGCGAGAACGTTCACTCTACCTCAAAACGGGAAAAGGAACGTGGCATCCGTAGCCAGAGACTACGGACTCCCTTATGGGAAAAGATACGTCGGTTCCTTGGCCAGAACAGGCGATTTTCCCGCTAGAAACCAGAGAAGCGTCGCTTCTTTGGCGAAAAATTCCGCTTGGCCAGTTTCATTGAAGAGAGGAATTTTCTTGCCCGGAAGCGTGATCCTGAGAGCTCTTTCCCGCCATGGTAGATCGATGGTGGACGAAACGAATGCGAGAAACGACCTGTTAGATCTTCAGGAGCTGAGTAACCTGGAACAAAGTGAGAGAAACGATTACGAGACTGCGGAGGAAAAGTTGAACGATTCCTTGACGAAAATCGATTCGAACATTAGGAGACCCAAGAGACAGATCGGCTTCTCCGATGAGTATCCTCTGCCTGTTATGCAAAATACGAACGGTTTTGATTACGAAGAGATGATGGAGGCGCTCAGTGGACAGTACCCGAACGCAGAGAAGAGGTTCATGG GGAGAATCCCGCAGATGGGCCCCCGTCCGACTACTCCGCCAACTCGTCGACAAGGTCGCTAA
- the LOC122575145 gene encoding neuropeptide-like 1 isoform X1, with the protein MERLRGVKCTLYKEAAAYTAGIQIWRTALEGHCDKVYEMGLTGNHLVSLLLYIFVVNEIRLPLVTCQDEDNTQCMPKAAFLALLRHPEASSNLAAYSRAARITQDAKSRNDMAHLRALTEEADDTEICVPGRVYLQLLKDPIMRGDLSIILNGRTQKLPDLLGRLLDDSDEMDAREFLPESQKRSLATLAKNDDLPISIQDRIAENEDDEEKRAAISRYNRINEQSGQNDAGISRDYLLSGGRSDLQAFVRDFQMEKRNVGALARDFALPPGRRNIASLVRDYDQSKSNNRESTLPYNGKRNVASLARTFTLPQNGKRNVASVARDYGLPYGKRYVGSLARTGDFPARNQRSVASLAKNSAWPVSLKRGIFLPGSVILRALSRHGRSMVDETNARNDLLDLQELSNLEQSERNDYETAEEKLNDSLTKIDSNIRRPKRQIGFSDEYPLPVMQNTNGFDYEEMMEALSGQYPNAEKRFMETGSAPEMQPEVDQFGYPETFQASKRHIGALARLGWLPSLRVARFSRSLRYPNGRENPADGPPSDYSANSSTRSLRPNFKSRKYSVQALHGDCRHGFKRFLVLPTTDNYFHEKLPYSLRSKSS; encoded by the exons ATGGAACGCCTGCGCGGGGTGAAATGTACCCTATATAAGGAAGCGGCCGCGTACACAGCCGGTATTCAGATTTGGCGAACCGCGTTGGAAGGACACTGTGACAAAGTTTACGAAATGGGTCTGACCGGAAACCACCTTGTCAGCCTCTTGCTCTACATCTTCGTCGTCAACGAGATCCGCCTTCCTTTG gTGACATGCCAGGATGAAGATAACACTCAATGCATGCCAAAAGCAGCCTTCCTGGCTCTGTTGCGTCATCCGGAAGCCAGCTCGAATTTAGCCGCCTATTCTAGAGCAGCGAGAATAACTCAGGATGCAAAAAGTCGTAACGACATGGCGCATCTGAGAGCTTTAACCGAAGAGGCTGACGACACGGAGATCTGCGTACCTGGTCGCGTTTATTTGCAACTATTGAAGGATCCGATCATGCGTGGCGATCTCAGTATTATTCTCAATGGAAGAACACAGAAGTTACCGGATCTCCTAGGACGTTTGCTCGACGATAGCGACGAGATGGATGCGAGGGAGTTCCTGCCTGAATCTCAGAAAAGAAGCCTCGCAACGTTGGCCAAAAACGATGATCTACCGATTAGTATCCAGGATCGTATTGCCGAAAACGAAGATGACGAAGAAAAGAGGGCTGCAATTTCCAGGTACAATCGTATTAA CGAGCAATCAGGACAAAACGACGCAGGAATCTCCCGTGATTATCTCCTCTCTGGTGGTCGTTCAGATTTGCAAGCCTTCGTACGAGACTTCCAGATGGAAAAACGAAATGTCGGCGCATTAGCTCGGGATTTCGCGTTGCCACCTGGTAGACGTAATATCGCGTCCCTGGTTCGTGACTACGACCAGAGCAAGAGTAACAACCGGGAATCTACTTTGCCTTATAATGGAAAAAGGAACGTCGCTTCCTTGGCGAGAACGTTCACTCTACCTCAAAACGGGAAAAGGAACGTGGCATCCGTAGCCAGAGACTACGGACTCCCTTATGGGAAAAGATACGTCGGTTCCTTGGCCAGAACAGGCGATTTTCCCGCTAGAAACCAGAGAAGCGTCGCTTCTTTGGCGAAAAATTCCGCTTGGCCAGTTTCATTGAAGAGAGGAATTTTCTTGCCCGGAAGCGTGATCCTGAGAGCTCTTTCCCGCCATGGTAGATCGATGGTGGACGAAACGAATGCGAGAAACGACCTGTTAGATCTTCAGGAGCTGAGTAACCTGGAACAAAGTGAGAGAAACGATTACGAGACTGCGGAGGAAAAGTTGAACGATTCCTTGACGAAAATCGATTCGAACATTAGGAGACCCAAGAGACAGATCGGCTTCTCCGATGAGTATCCTCTGCCTGTTATGCAAAATACGAACGGTTTTGATTACGAAGAGATGATGGAGGCGCTCAGTGGACAGTACCCGAACGCAGAGAAGAGGTTCATGG AAACAGGTTCTGCACCGGAGATGCAGCCAGAGGTAGACCAGTTCGGCTACCCGGAAACGTTTCAAGCGAGTAAAAGACACATCGGGGCCCTGGCACGTCTTGGTTGGCTTCCATCTTTGAGGGTCGCGCGATTTTCGCGCTCACTTCGGTATCCGAATGGCAG GGAGAATCCCGCAGATGGGCCCCCGTCCGACTACTCCGCCAACTCGTCGACAAGGTCGCTAAGACCTAACTTCAAATCAAGGAAATACTCCGTTCAAGCCTTGCATGGGGATTGTCGACACGGCTTCAAAAGGTTTCTCGTCTTACCGACTACGGATAattatttccatgaaaaacTTCCTTACTCGTTGCGATCCAAATCGTCATAA
- the LOC122575145 gene encoding neuropeptide-like 1 isoform X2: MERLRGVKCTLYKEAAAYTAGIQIWRTALEGHCDKVYEMGLTGNHLVSLLLYIFVVNEIRLPLVTCQDEDNTQCMPKAAFLALLRHPEASSNLAAYSRAARITQDAKSRNDMAHLRALTEEADDTEICVPGRVYLQLLKDPIMRGDLSIILNGRTQKLPDLLGRLLDDSDEMDAREFLPESQKRSLATLAKNDDLPISIQDRIAENEDDEEKRAAISSEQSGQNDAGISRDYLLSGGRSDLQAFVRDFQMEKRNVGALARDFALPPGRRNIASLVRDYDQSKSNNRESTLPYNGKRNVASLARTFTLPQNGKRNVASVARDYGLPYGKRYVGSLARTGDFPARNQRSVASLAKNSAWPVSLKRGIFLPGSVILRALSRHGRSMVDETNARNDLLDLQELSNLEQSERNDYETAEEKLNDSLTKIDSNIRRPKRQIGFSDEYPLPVMQNTNGFDYEEMMEALSGQYPNAEKRFMETGSAPEMQPEVDQFGYPETFQASKRHIGALARLGWLPSLRVARFSRSLRYPNGRENPADGPPSDYSANSSTRSLRPNFKSRKYSVQALHGDCRHGFKRFLVLPTTDNYFHEKLPYSLRSKSS; the protein is encoded by the exons ATGGAACGCCTGCGCGGGGTGAAATGTACCCTATATAAGGAAGCGGCCGCGTACACAGCCGGTATTCAGATTTGGCGAACCGCGTTGGAAGGACACTGTGACAAAGTTTACGAAATGGGTCTGACCGGAAACCACCTTGTCAGCCTCTTGCTCTACATCTTCGTCGTCAACGAGATCCGCCTTCCTTTG gTGACATGCCAGGATGAAGATAACACTCAATGCATGCCAAAAGCAGCCTTCCTGGCTCTGTTGCGTCATCCGGAAGCCAGCTCGAATTTAGCCGCCTATTCTAGAGCAGCGAGAATAACTCAGGATGCAAAAAGTCGTAACGACATGGCGCATCTGAGAGCTTTAACCGAAGAGGCTGACGACACGGAGATCTGCGTACCTGGTCGCGTTTATTTGCAACTATTGAAGGATCCGATCATGCGTGGCGATCTCAGTATTATTCTCAATGGAAGAACACAGAAGTTACCGGATCTCCTAGGACGTTTGCTCGACGATAGCGACGAGATGGATGCGAGGGAGTTCCTGCCTGAATCTCAGAAAAGAAGCCTCGCAACGTTGGCCAAAAACGATGATCTACCGATTAGTATCCAGGATCGTATTGCCGAAAACGAAGATGACGAAGAAAAGAGGGCTGCAATTTCCAG CGAGCAATCAGGACAAAACGACGCAGGAATCTCCCGTGATTATCTCCTCTCTGGTGGTCGTTCAGATTTGCAAGCCTTCGTACGAGACTTCCAGATGGAAAAACGAAATGTCGGCGCATTAGCTCGGGATTTCGCGTTGCCACCTGGTAGACGTAATATCGCGTCCCTGGTTCGTGACTACGACCAGAGCAAGAGTAACAACCGGGAATCTACTTTGCCTTATAATGGAAAAAGGAACGTCGCTTCCTTGGCGAGAACGTTCACTCTACCTCAAAACGGGAAAAGGAACGTGGCATCCGTAGCCAGAGACTACGGACTCCCTTATGGGAAAAGATACGTCGGTTCCTTGGCCAGAACAGGCGATTTTCCCGCTAGAAACCAGAGAAGCGTCGCTTCTTTGGCGAAAAATTCCGCTTGGCCAGTTTCATTGAAGAGAGGAATTTTCTTGCCCGGAAGCGTGATCCTGAGAGCTCTTTCCCGCCATGGTAGATCGATGGTGGACGAAACGAATGCGAGAAACGACCTGTTAGATCTTCAGGAGCTGAGTAACCTGGAACAAAGTGAGAGAAACGATTACGAGACTGCGGAGGAAAAGTTGAACGATTCCTTGACGAAAATCGATTCGAACATTAGGAGACCCAAGAGACAGATCGGCTTCTCCGATGAGTATCCTCTGCCTGTTATGCAAAATACGAACGGTTTTGATTACGAAGAGATGATGGAGGCGCTCAGTGGACAGTACCCGAACGCAGAGAAGAGGTTCATGG AAACAGGTTCTGCACCGGAGATGCAGCCAGAGGTAGACCAGTTCGGCTACCCGGAAACGTTTCAAGCGAGTAAAAGACACATCGGGGCCCTGGCACGTCTTGGTTGGCTTCCATCTTTGAGGGTCGCGCGATTTTCGCGCTCACTTCGGTATCCGAATGGCAG GGAGAATCCCGCAGATGGGCCCCCGTCCGACTACTCCGCCAACTCGTCGACAAGGTCGCTAAGACCTAACTTCAAATCAAGGAAATACTCCGTTCAAGCCTTGCATGGGGATTGTCGACACGGCTTCAAAAGGTTTCTCGTCTTACCGACTACGGATAattatttccatgaaaaacTTCCTTACTCGTTGCGATCCAAATCGTCATAA